The following proteins are encoded in a genomic region of Microcoleus sp. FACHB-68:
- the ftsY gene encoding signal recognition particle-docking protein FtsY has translation MVFNWFRRQFSEKSDEKEEEQSQPAATQPEVESAESASESASTEQQSPEVAADYLNWAKAAYKNIQKQQQGVEAETATPAEAAPETADPTPAVAPAEDLNLVAGTQTEEAQTAEEPATLTETAAESAAAGEVAEQVEPAAEPETAPIAEPALAAEETPAAPEIAAEEPIAEEPAVLTETAAESAAAGEVTEQVEPALITEEEPTTEPALSTQDSELRTQDSELTTQDSELRTQDSPLPLWARAEADRQARLERLKASAVDSTEPEIVKPAAVQTEDVTDFVFDEGFLWSAEILASQGRRPEDISIEEITWLKKLRQSLDKTRRSLINQLKAIVGQGPLNQAGVMEIESLLLQADVGVEATDYIINALQKKLREEALNPEEAIAYLKTILRDMLDQPTGKSYNPTFAPEKDELNIWLITGVNGAGKTTTIGKIAHIGQKSGYKCLIAAADTFRAAAVQQVKIWGQRSEVDVIANPGQNTDPAAVVFDAIAAAQARGTELLLVDTAGRLQNKKNLMEELSKIRRIIDKKAPNAKIQSLLVLDATLGQNGLRQAEVFAQAAQLSGVVLTKLDGSAKGGIALAVVKQLGLPIRFIGAGEGIEDLRPFSSYEFVEALLSG, from the coding sequence ATGGTGTTTAATTGGTTCCGCCGCCAGTTTAGTGAGAAATCTGACGAAAAAGAAGAGGAGCAGTCTCAACCGGCTGCCACTCAGCCTGAAGTAGAATCTGCTGAATCTGCTTCAGAATCCGCATCAACTGAGCAGCAATCACCAGAGGTGGCAGCGGATTACCTCAACTGGGCGAAGGCAGCTTACAAAAATATTCAGAAGCAACAGCAGGGAGTAGAAGCGGAAACGGCAACCCCAGCCGAGGCAGCACCAGAAACGGCTGATCCGACACCGGCAGTTGCGCCGGCTGAGGATCTCAACTTGGTTGCCGGCACCCAAACTGAGGAAGCGCAGACAGCCGAAGAACCCGCCACCCTTACAGAAACCGCCGCCGAAAGCGCAGCAGCCGGCGAAGTGGCTGAACAGGTTGAACCGGCAGCAGAACCGGAAACAGCCCCGATTGCTGAGCCGGCACTCGCCGCAGAAGAAACGCCGGCAGCGCCTGAAATCGCAGCAGAGGAACCGATAGCAGAGGAACCAGCCGTCCTCACAGAAACCGCCGCCGAAAGTGCAGCAGCCGGCGAAGTGACTGAACAGGTTGAGCCGGCCCTGATCACTGAGGAAGAACCCACGACTGAGCCGGCACTTAGCACTCAGGACTCAGAACTCAGGACTCAGGACTCAGAACTTACCACTCAGGACTCAGAACTCAGGACTCAGGACTCACCACTGCCATTGTGGGCCAGGGCAGAAGCAGACCGGCAAGCCCGACTGGAACGGCTCAAAGCCTCAGCGGTTGACTCAACGGAACCGGAAATTGTCAAACCGGCGGCTGTCCAAACTGAAGATGTTACCGATTTTGTCTTTGACGAGGGTTTCCTCTGGTCAGCAGAAATTTTGGCCTCTCAAGGCCGGCGTCCTGAAGACATTTCTATCGAAGAAATCACTTGGCTCAAAAAACTGCGGCAAAGTTTAGATAAAACCCGTCGCAGCTTAATTAACCAGCTCAAGGCAATTGTGGGTCAAGGCCCACTGAATCAAGCTGGGGTGATGGAAATTGAGTCGCTGCTGTTGCAAGCAGACGTTGGGGTGGAGGCGACCGATTACATTATTAACGCCCTCCAGAAAAAGTTGCGAGAGGAAGCGCTGAACCCAGAGGAGGCGATTGCCTATCTGAAAACAATTTTGCGCGATATGCTAGACCAGCCCACCGGCAAGTCTTACAATCCCACCTTTGCCCCGGAAAAAGACGAGCTGAATATCTGGTTAATCACCGGGGTTAATGGTGCCGGTAAAACAACTACCATCGGCAAAATTGCCCACATCGGCCAGAAATCCGGTTATAAATGCTTGATTGCCGCCGCTGATACCTTCCGCGCCGCAGCCGTCCAACAGGTGAAGATTTGGGGCCAGCGCAGTGAAGTTGACGTGATTGCCAATCCAGGGCAAAACACTGACCCCGCAGCAGTCGTGTTTGACGCTATTGCAGCAGCTCAAGCGCGGGGGACGGAACTGCTACTGGTAGACACGGCAGGTCGCCTCCAGAACAAGAAGAACCTGATGGAGGAACTCAGTAAGATTCGGCGGATTATCGATAAAAAAGCCCCCAATGCCAAGATTCAATCCCTACTTGTTTTGGATGCAACTTTGGGCCAAAACGGTCTGCGGCAAGCCGAAGTGTTCGCACAAGCCGCCCAGTTGAGTGGGGTAGTCTTGACAAAACTGGACGGAAGTGCTAAAGGGGGCATTGCCCTGGCTGTCGTGAAACAGCTCGGTTTGCCCATCCGGTTTATCGGTGCCGGCGAAGGCATTGAAGACTTGCGCCCCTTTTCCAGCTATGAGTTTGTGGAAGCCTTGCTCAGTGGCTGA
- a CDS encoding HpsJ family protein — translation MIDSRQPSSIAARTLTIVGTILIVAYLLDCAIVLFPPNFLDRPWQMAFTSQIVERGILPMVGLGLIFAGYGIESNAGGGSPSNRKPFLDIKFWSLVLSSLLGLLFLLLFPLHLNNVRLDRNEKLGQITSRADQAELQVTSQVSNAEIQKEIEKQQTLVKTQLAELVKDPQKLDEAIKSGRVPKEQADLLQRFKQDPQAIDQFVQQQFNAETLSNRELSRIRGNRQQLEEQTKLTSLKSGLQTGISSLLLAFGYMAIGWTGLKNLGYVKVGRRKNAPR, via the coding sequence ATGATTGATAGCCGTCAACCTTCCTCCATAGCCGCTCGAACGCTCACGATTGTTGGCACAATCTTAATCGTGGCTTATCTGCTTGACTGTGCGATTGTGCTGTTTCCGCCCAACTTCCTAGACAGACCCTGGCAGATGGCCTTCACCAGCCAGATCGTCGAGCGGGGAATTCTCCCGATGGTAGGTTTGGGCCTGATTTTCGCCGGCTATGGGATTGAGAGCAACGCCGGCGGCGGATCGCCTTCCAACCGCAAACCTTTTCTCGACATAAAATTTTGGAGCTTAGTGCTTTCTAGCTTGTTGGGACTGCTTTTCTTATTGCTATTTCCCCTGCATCTCAACAATGTTCGTCTTGACAGGAATGAAAAACTCGGTCAAATTACGAGCCGTGCAGACCAAGCTGAACTCCAAGTCACCAGTCAAGTCAGTAACGCCGAAATCCAAAAGGAAATTGAAAAGCAACAAACACTCGTCAAAACCCAGTTAGCCGAACTCGTCAAAGACCCACAGAAACTTGATGAAGCGATTAAAAGCGGTCGCGTTCCTAAAGAGCAAGCAGATTTACTTCAGAGATTTAAGCAAGATCCCCAGGCGATTGACCAATTTGTTCAGCAACAATTCAATGCTGAAACCCTTAGCAATCGGGAACTGAGCCGAATTCGGGGCAATCGGCAGCAACTTGAAGAACAAACGAAACTGACTTCGTTAAAATCTGGATTGCAAACCGGCATTAGCAGTTTGCTTTTGGCATTTGGCTATATGGCCATAGGCTGGACTGGATTAAAAAACTTAGGCTATGTCAAAGTAGGCCGGCGCAAAAACGCACCCCGTTAA
- a CDS encoding DUF502 domain-containing protein, whose amino-acid sequence MTQRFMQDLKNDLIAGLLVVIPLATTIWLTITIANWVINFLTRIPKQINPFDGLHPILVNVLNLVVGLAVPLLSILLIGLMARNFVGRWLLDFGERLLQAIPLAGSVYKTLKQLLETLLKDSNSKFRRVILVEYPRKGIWALAFVTGTLSTDIQSHLSGSMLSVFIPTTPNPTTGWYAIVPEEEAINLSMSIEDAFKVVISGGIVSPSSSIIACSLANAPDRKLEPLRFEGRRQPIPAEEDI is encoded by the coding sequence GTGACCCAGCGCTTCATGCAGGACTTAAAGAATGATCTAATTGCCGGTCTGCTGGTGGTGATTCCCCTAGCGACGACCATCTGGCTGACAATTACCATCGCTAACTGGGTGATCAACTTTCTCACCCGCATTCCCAAGCAGATTAATCCCTTTGATGGTTTGCATCCCATCTTGGTCAATGTGCTGAATTTAGTGGTGGGACTGGCTGTACCATTGCTGAGTATCCTATTGATCGGCTTGATGGCTCGCAACTTTGTGGGGCGGTGGCTGCTCGATTTCGGTGAGCGCCTCCTACAAGCCATCCCACTCGCCGGCTCGGTTTATAAAACTCTCAAACAGCTCCTAGAAACGCTCCTAAAGGATTCTAACAGCAAGTTTCGCCGCGTGATCTTGGTGGAGTATCCCCGCAAGGGTATATGGGCGCTGGCGTTTGTCACAGGGACGCTCAGCACCGATATTCAGTCTCACTTGTCCGGCTCCATGCTCAGCGTTTTCATCCCAACCACGCCAAATCCCACCACCGGCTGGTACGCAATTGTCCCAGAAGAAGAGGCGATTAACCTCTCGATGTCCATAGAAGATGCTTTTAAAGTGGTCATTTCCGGTGGAATTGTCAGTCCAAGCTCCTCAATCATCGCCTGTTCTTTGGCTAACGCCCCAGACAGAAAACTGGAACCATTGCGCTTTGAGGGGCGACGGCAGCCGATACCGGCAGAAGAAGATATATAA
- the nusB gene encoding transcription antitermination factor NusB: MQARRISRELALLSQSQLSANLEKLAAQQLQDVVLAAVRTLTTEVHDVLETAAGELKRSSDRLLSSETRTTEVEGARVMVKEAVELGQTAINRLGMALELPEFIQLANQKEVRAYTLEILSVLSERRQQIDGILSEALVDWQLNRLARIDQDILRIAVVEMQFLGVPDKVAINEAVEIAKRYSGDDGHRFINGVLRRVSDATKGITKNQ; encoded by the coding sequence ATGCAAGCTCGAAGAATTTCCCGTGAACTGGCTTTGCTAAGCCAGAGCCAGCTGAGTGCCAATTTAGAAAAATTAGCAGCGCAGCAGTTACAAGATGTGGTATTAGCGGCTGTGCGTACCCTAACGACAGAAGTTCATGACGTACTCGAAACCGCTGCAGGAGAACTGAAACGAAGCAGCGATCGCCTGTTGAGCAGCGAAACCCGCACCACCGAAGTCGAAGGTGCCAGAGTGATGGTTAAAGAAGCCGTTGAACTGGGCCAAACAGCGATTAACCGGCTGGGGATGGCGTTGGAACTTCCAGAATTTATCCAGCTTGCCAACCAAAAAGAAGTCCGCGCCTACACCCTAGAGATTCTCAGCGTGCTGAGCGAGCGCCGGCAGCAAATCGATGGCATCCTCTCAGAAGCACTGGTAGATTGGCAGTTAAATCGCTTGGCCCGCATTGACCAAGATATCTTGCGGATCGCGGTGGTAGAAATGCAGTTTCTGGGGGTTCCTGACAAAGTTGCCATTAACGAAGCAGTGGAAATTGCCAAACGCTACAGCGGCGACGACGGACACCGATTTATCAATGGTGTGTTGCGCCGGGTGTCTGACGCAACCAAAGGGATCACGAAAAATCAGTAA
- a CDS encoding Calx-beta domain-containing protein has translation MGINYRDLFNPEFYLEANPEAAEAITKGQFKDGFEHFDKIGQFSGLAPSSLFDPAFYLAANPDVAEAIAKGSLKSAIQHFIKFGQFEGRNPSLLFNSQFYLNRNPDVVNAIMNGPFKSAIQHFIEYGKSENRQAAPTAQLAFSVAEFSAIEDGTPIAAVVLTRTGEVNQAVSATVILADGSAAASADYENSAVVVEFAPGETEKIVSIPLLDDGVPESDEILNLTLSESTGNTALGAQKTALLTIIDDEKPGQLAFADAEFNVLELDVPTLAVSVIRTAGSFGEVSATINLNAGTATASEDYNSTPIPVTFANGEIEKTVAVPIVADTVAENIDTVNLTLENLTGGATAGTQNAAVLNIQNFDFFNDPINFQTTGINVQDLRTVVLQNSQGEWPAATLGTVQGGEIAGELIPNVDRNVRRVGFRVLADSPEAKQTWVIIHGWNNSSLTEGIDSLAKSVAAARRGDRVLALDWREVAYNALREDLGPIGTAYASAAGGNLRAATWISTVAEFAVKKLKEVWGIDSQEALKSLNLVGHSLGSLMSAEIGRIYRDDTNRAGTRLNLTNPNAVGVRTITALDPPSEFRGRYDLDSRFGGEDRPEKFRDVSEFSRALVGSNSLAGNQDFAVTADESFQIDFGNRAERLTDIGNEHGWVIETFTHLTNEPEKMGSLLGMRAYDNIEELPIKNFGELEIRKRETGWHKGILVVPNPKSNETIPKPNPAQKPTLLIARSPSNQYNDIVIGSFANDNIKGADNFNFTAGDIRYTGSGNDKFLGESGHDRLNGDSDNDTLSGGSGNDQLLGGGGAFDSGNDWLYGGTGKDELTGGSGRDTFIIERDERKAGNQNEADLITDFKAGTDIIGLIDLSFEQLSFQQFNRGLFGISQDTAITAGGEFLALLKDVRPQQINNSANFISADIAIFDIV, from the coding sequence ATGGGGATTAATTATCGGGATCTCTTCAATCCTGAGTTTTATCTAGAAGCGAACCCCGAAGCAGCCGAGGCAATCACCAAAGGCCAGTTTAAAGATGGATTTGAACACTTCGATAAAATTGGCCAATTTTCCGGACTCGCTCCGAGTTCTCTCTTTGATCCAGCATTTTATTTGGCGGCAAATCCAGATGTAGCGGAGGCAATTGCTAAAGGCAGCCTGAAAAGTGCAATTCAACATTTTATCAAGTTTGGTCAATTTGAAGGACGCAACCCCAGCCTTCTGTTTAATTCCCAATTCTATCTCAATAGAAACCCAGACGTAGTCAATGCAATTATGAATGGCCCTTTTAAAAGTGCGATTCAACACTTTATTGAGTACGGTAAATCTGAAAACCGGCAGGCTGCGCCTACCGCACAATTGGCGTTTAGTGTGGCTGAATTCAGCGCAATTGAAGATGGCACACCCATCGCTGCTGTCGTTTTGACTCGCACGGGTGAAGTTAATCAAGCAGTGAGTGCCACTGTGATATTAGCTGATGGCAGTGCTGCCGCCTCAGCAGATTATGAAAATAGCGCTGTTGTAGTCGAGTTCGCTCCGGGAGAAACAGAAAAAATTGTATCAATTCCGCTTCTTGATGATGGTGTGCCAGAAAGCGATGAAATTCTTAATTTAACTTTAAGTGAATCAACGGGTAATACCGCTTTGGGAGCGCAGAAAACGGCACTTCTCACAATTATTGATGATGAAAAGCCGGGTCAATTAGCGTTTGCTGATGCTGAATTTAATGTTTTGGAATTAGATGTTCCGACTTTAGCGGTGAGTGTGATCCGCACTGCCGGCAGTTTCGGAGAAGTTAGTGCCACGATAAACTTGAATGCCGGTACTGCCACCGCCTCTGAAGATTATAATAGCACTCCGATTCCTGTAACCTTTGCAAATGGGGAAATCGAAAAAACGGTCGCGGTTCCCATCGTTGCAGATACTGTAGCAGAAAACATTGATACGGTTAATTTAACTTTAGAAAATCTTACGGGTGGTGCGACCGCCGGCACTCAGAACGCGGCTGTTCTCAATATTCAAAACTTTGATTTTTTTAACGATCCGATAAATTTTCAAACGACTGGAATCAACGTTCAAGACTTAAGGACAGTTGTTTTACAAAATAGTCAAGGTGAATGGCCGGCAGCTACTTTAGGAACAGTTCAGGGGGGTGAAATTGCCGGAGAACTTATTCCCAATGTAGATCGAAATGTTCGACGTGTGGGTTTTCGAGTGCTTGCAGATTCACCTGAAGCAAAGCAAACATGGGTCATTATTCATGGGTGGAATAATAGTTCTCTCACAGAAGGAATTGACTCTTTAGCCAAATCAGTCGCTGCAGCAAGACGTGGAGATCGCGTTTTAGCACTTGACTGGAGAGAAGTTGCTTATAATGCGCTGCGTGAGGATCTCGGCCCAATTGGCACGGCATACGCCTCTGCTGCCGGCGGCAATTTGAGAGCGGCTACATGGATTAGCACTGTTGCAGAATTTGCGGTTAAAAAGTTAAAAGAAGTATGGGGAATTGATTCACAAGAAGCCTTAAAAAGTCTAAATTTAGTTGGACACAGTTTAGGTTCCTTAATGAGTGCGGAAATCGGGCGAATTTATCGAGATGATACGAATAGAGCCGGCACTCGATTAAACCTAACTAATCCTAATGCAGTCGGCGTTAGAACAATTACCGCCCTTGATCCGCCTTCAGAATTTAGAGGAAGGTACGACTTAGACAGTAGATTTGGCGGAGAAGATAGACCTGAAAAATTTAGGGATGTTTCAGAATTTTCTAGAGCATTGGTTGGCTCTAATAGTTTGGCCGGCAATCAAGATTTTGCAGTAACAGCGGATGAATCTTTTCAAATTGATTTTGGCAATCGAGCTGAACGGCTTACTGATATTGGGAATGAACACGGTTGGGTGATAGAAACATTTACCCATTTAACAAATGAACCGGAAAAAATGGGTTCTCTGCTGGGGATGAGAGCTTATGACAATATTGAAGAATTGCCGATTAAAAATTTTGGTGAACTGGAAATTCGGAAACGGGAAACGGGCTGGCATAAAGGAATCCTTGTTGTACCAAATCCAAAATCAAACGAAACAATTCCCAAACCAAATCCGGCTCAAAAACCCACATTATTAATTGCCCGCTCCCCATCAAATCAATATAACGATATTGTGATTGGGAGCTTTGCAAACGATAATATTAAGGGGGCTGATAACTTTAATTTTACAGCCGGCGATATTCGCTACACCGGCTCAGGCAATGATAAATTTTTGGGTGAATCGGGTCATGATCGGCTCAATGGCGACAGCGACAATGACACCTTAAGTGGAGGATCAGGAAACGATCAGCTACTGGGAGGTGGGGGCGCTTTTGATTCGGGAAATGATTGGCTTTATGGAGGAACCGGCAAAGATGAGCTAACAGGTGGTTCGGGCCGGGATACATTTATAATTGAGCGAGATGAACGCAAAGCCGGCAATCAAAATGAAGCCGATCTGATTACAGATTTTAAGGCCGGCACAGATATCATCGGTCTGATCGATCTATCCTTTGAACAGCTCAGTTTTCAACAATTTAATCGCGGGCTATTTGGGATTTCTCAAGATACCGCTATCACTGCCGGTGGGGAATTTTTAGCATTATTGAAAGATGTTCGCCCACAGCAAATTAACAATTCAGCTAACTTTATCTCTGCGGACATCGCAATTTTCGATATTGTCTAA
- a CDS encoding transglutaminase domain-containing protein, with the protein MAPDSPVSPPTQNPWLRTIRPHAAYALHGMAFVEDALIAIDSARGHLLQIDCTNENTTILNPYQAADFIDATGLAVWEDTLWFTLDESVYFCKLGEFTPQHFVTLPYLANGVAVWGSTVYVTCQKAGYILVFNRNTGKQITKFDAPGIGIENITVREEELWLCDTSEQSVYCLDRGTGQVRFSVLTPFESPTGLAFHANPETGQDILYVAYAGEEAYIRDDPNSPDPHQLTFRDRTFIHPLYVHYDEAGRYALSNGYLIEMSYVEEMAPLDEVSVDNLEWRIALPSNTHRQKVRSIEAVGLPFTEEIQDGERVAVFKFDTLKPNEARIFGWKALLEVHSIKYRLTPRDVENAPEMPPTYPALYLVDNDNLAMDTEMVRLAAGEAIGTETNLLRKVLSIRDYVYDKLSYGIKPYIDTPDVALERGVGSCGEYVGILLALMRLNGIACRTIGRYKCPAYADRLLVPLMPDFNHVWLEFYAPGFGWLPMESNPDDIQEQGPYPMRFFMGLAWYHIEIGKGIRFATLTQYGQPVDKENVSIGDLAINHVRFKILEELMPAGN; encoded by the coding sequence ATGGCTCCCGATTCCCCAGTTTCCCCCCCGACACAAAATCCCTGGTTACGCACGATTAGACCTCATGCAGCCTATGCGCTGCACGGTATGGCATTTGTTGAAGATGCACTGATAGCCATAGATTCAGCGCGCGGCCATTTGCTCCAGATTGATTGCACAAACGAAAACACCACCATTCTTAATCCCTATCAGGCGGCAGATTTTATCGATGCCACCGGCTTGGCGGTATGGGAGGATACCCTTTGGTTTACCCTTGACGAAAGTGTGTACTTCTGCAAGTTAGGTGAGTTTACACCGCAACATTTTGTGACCTTGCCTTACCTCGCTAATGGCGTGGCAGTGTGGGGTTCAACCGTTTATGTTACCTGCCAAAAAGCCGGCTACATTCTGGTTTTTAATCGCAACACCGGCAAGCAAATTACCAAATTCGACGCCCCTGGTATTGGAATCGAGAATATTACAGTGCGGGAAGAAGAACTTTGGCTGTGCGACACCAGCGAGCAAAGCGTATACTGCTTAGATCGGGGCACCGGCCAGGTTCGCTTTAGTGTGTTGACGCCCTTTGAATCTCCCACCGGCTTAGCATTTCATGCGAACCCCGAAACCGGCCAAGATATTCTTTATGTGGCCTACGCCGGCGAAGAAGCTTATATCCGGGACGATCCCAACTCACCTGATCCTCATCAGCTAACATTTCGAGACCGCACCTTCATTCATCCGCTTTACGTTCACTATGACGAAGCCGGTCGTTACGCCCTCTCCAATGGCTATCTGATCGAGATGTCTTATGTAGAGGAAATGGCCCCCTTAGACGAGGTCAGTGTAGACAATTTAGAATGGCGCATCGCCCTGCCGTCTAACACGCACCGGCAAAAAGTCAGATCCATCGAAGCCGTCGGGTTGCCCTTCACCGAAGAAATTCAAGATGGCGAACGGGTTGCCGTGTTCAAATTTGACACCCTCAAACCCAACGAAGCCCGTATATTTGGTTGGAAAGCTTTGCTGGAAGTCCACAGCATTAAGTATCGCCTGACGCCCCGCGATGTTGAAAACGCGCCCGAAATGCCGCCAACTTATCCCGCGCTTTATCTGGTGGATAATGACAACTTGGCAATGGATACTGAAATGGTTCGCCTAGCTGCCGGTGAAGCAATTGGTACAGAAACCAATTTGCTGCGGAAAGTGCTAAGCATTCGGGATTACGTCTACGACAAGCTATCCTATGGCATTAAACCTTACATTGACACCCCCGATGTGGCCCTAGAACGCGGTGTTGGTTCCTGTGGGGAATATGTGGGAATCTTACTGGCCCTAATGCGCCTGAATGGCATTGCTTGCCGAACGATCGGGCGCTACAAATGCCCAGCCTATGCTGACCGGCTATTAGTACCCCTGATGCCAGACTTTAATCATGTGTGGTTAGAGTTCTACGCACCCGGATTTGGCTGGTTGCCTATGGAATCCAATCCCGATGATATCCAAGAACAAGGCCCATACCCGATGCGATTTTTCATGGGGTTGGCTTGGTATCACATTGAAATTGGGAAAGGAATCCGCTTTGCCACGCTGACGCAATACGGGCAGCCGGTGGACAAAGAAAACGTTTCCATTGGCGATCTTGCCATCAATCACGTCCGGTTCAAAATCTTAGAAGAACTGATGCCGGCAGGAAACTGA
- a CDS encoding glycosyltransferase family 2 protein, whose translation MFSIYILTYNEEIDIAACIESALMSDDIIVVDSFSRDRTVEIAHRYPVRLVQHPFETHGKQRTWMLQSVPTKYEWVYILEADERMTPALFQECLEATKTEEYIGYYVAEQVIFMDRWIRRSTQYPRYQMRLFRKDKVWFSDYGHTEREVCEGPTGFITETYPHYTCSKGLSRWIEKHNRYSTDEAAETLRQLEKGSVSLRDLVLGHSEVARRRALKDLSLRLPFRPLLRFLYMYFLLGGFLDGRAGFAWCTLQAFYEYLILLKVWEMENLPVPTLDPKTPSAEESNADSARALSEPQA comes from the coding sequence ATGTTTTCTATTTATATCCTCACCTACAACGAAGAAATTGATATTGCGGCTTGCATTGAATCAGCCCTAATGTCGGATGATATTATCGTGGTGGATTCGTTTAGTCGGGATCGCACCGTTGAAATTGCCCACCGCTATCCTGTGCGCTTAGTGCAGCACCCGTTTGAAACTCACGGAAAGCAACGAACTTGGATGCTGCAATCTGTTCCGACAAAGTATGAATGGGTTTATATTCTTGAAGCCGACGAACGAATGACACCGGCACTGTTTCAAGAATGCCTGGAAGCCACGAAGACAGAGGAATACATCGGTTACTACGTGGCTGAGCAAGTTATCTTCATGGATCGGTGGATTCGGCGCAGCACCCAGTATCCGCGCTATCAAATGCGGCTATTCCGTAAAGACAAAGTCTGGTTCAGTGACTACGGACATACCGAAAGAGAAGTGTGCGAGGGACCCACCGGCTTTATCACAGAAACTTACCCCCATTACACTTGCAGTAAAGGTTTGAGCCGGTGGATTGAAAAACATAACCGCTACTCCACCGATGAAGCCGCTGAAACCCTGCGCCAGCTAGAGAAAGGCAGCGTCAGTTTACGGGATTTAGTCCTGGGGCACTCGGAAGTCGCCAGACGCCGCGCCCTCAAAGATTTGTCCCTGCGCTTACCCTTCAGACCCTTGCTGCGCTTTCTCTATATGTATTTCCTGCTGGGTGGTTTTCTCGATGGCAGGGCCGGCTTTGCCTGGTGCACCTTGCAAGCTTTTTACGAATACCTAATTTTGCTGAAAGTCTGGGAAATGGAGAATCTGCCGGTTCCCACACTTGACCCAAAAACTCCATCTGCTGAAGAGTCCAACGCTGATTCGGCCAGAGCGCTCTCTGAGCCACAAGCTTAA
- a CDS encoding DUF928 domain-containing protein produces MARKKSFLYLLPLSLALSFGLAATSSFPTLVQAQISQPDANAQGQGVGGNWNAFNPPSTGLPGGRQEGGGVRGPCPNGSEQITALSPQTNAGLTASALPKFYLYVPATISLPMEFTLSEFTDANNEENEKEVYQTTFSLTGTPGVISVSMPEGAPPLEVGKNYYWSFSLLCQNNAPEASIIRGGWIKRSELSPKLLQELESAKAIDRPSIYAREAIWFDTVSSLAELRRLEPDDATVAKNWEELLNSVELGNLANAPFVDTTQP; encoded by the coding sequence ATGGCTAGGAAGAAGTCTTTTCTCTATTTGCTTCCATTGTCGTTAGCCCTGTCCTTTGGACTTGCTGCAACCTCCAGTTTCCCAACTCTGGTGCAGGCACAGATATCGCAGCCAGATGCAAATGCTCAAGGTCAAGGAGTAGGAGGGAATTGGAATGCGTTTAACCCACCGAGTACAGGACTGCCAGGAGGCCGGCAAGAAGGCGGCGGTGTGCGTGGCCCTTGTCCCAATGGTTCTGAGCAAATCACTGCTCTAAGCCCTCAAACAAATGCTGGGTTAACGGCATCAGCTTTGCCTAAATTCTATTTGTATGTGCCGGCAACGATCTCACTCCCGATGGAGTTTACGCTGTCTGAGTTTACAGACGCTAATAATGAAGAAAATGAAAAGGAAGTTTATCAGACAACTTTTAGTCTGACTGGAACGCCTGGAGTGATTAGCGTCAGTATGCCGGAAGGCGCACCACCGCTAGAAGTTGGCAAAAACTACTATTGGTCTTTTTCATTGCTCTGTCAGAATAATGCACCGGAAGCGAGTATTATCCGAGGGGGATGGATTAAACGCTCTGAGCTTAGCCCTAAACTCCTGCAGGAATTAGAGAGTGCTAAGGCGATTGATCGTCCGAGTATTTATGCAAGAGAGGCAATCTGGTTCGATACGGTTTCCTCTCTCGCTGAGTTACGCCGGCTGGAACCGGATGATGCAACGGTGGCAAAAAATTGGGAAGAGTTGCTGAATTCTGTGGAACTGGGGAATCTGGCAAACGCACCCTTTGTTGATACGACTCAGCCATAA